One Archangium violaceum genomic window, GATCCGTGGCCATGTCCCCCCACGCATACGCGAGCACCACCTTCTCCGGCACCACGCCGAGCGTCCTCGCCGCCTCCAGCAGGTAGGGCGCTTCGATGGCCCACTTGGAGCCGCCCGAGGGCACGAAGTAGTTCACCACGCCGCTGTAGAGATAGACGATGGCGGGGAAGGTGCCCGGCGTGGACAGCGACACGAAGAGCTGGCCGATGCGCTCGGTGAGGCCGGTGGCCTTGAAGATGCCGTAGATGCCCGCGTAGAGCGGGAACTGCAGGACGATGCCGTGCAGCACGCTCGCGGCCTCCTCGCTGGCCTTGAGCAGGCGCGCGGGCGTGCCATGCAGCAGCACCGCCAGCGTGAGGAAGAGGAAGTTCACCACGTTGAGGTTGAGGGCCCTCCAGCCGCCGTTGAGCCCCAGGTGGCGCGCGAACCAGAGCAGCCCCAGCACGCCGAAGAGCACGTTGAGCAGCGGAGAGAAATCCAGCCACACTGCGGGGCTCCTCTCGCGCGGGCGCACGGGCGGCTCGAAGTCCTTCAGTTGCTCGAGGATGGTGGGGTCCACCCGCACCGCCTGTCCGGGGCGCGGATGGAGCGCCCATGCCAGCAGGGTGAGGCCTCCCACCACCGCCACGGTGAGCCCGAGGTTGAAGGGCGAGAAGAGCGTGCGGTCGATGGGGATGACGCCCAGCTGCTTCTCCAGGAAGTGGCCCGGAGTGGCCACCAGCAGCGGCGCGGAGGCGGACAGGCCCGCGTGCCACGTGGCGCCCAGGCCGAAGTAGGCACAGGCCACCAGCAGGCGGTAGTCCACCTCCGGCTGCCGCCGCACCACGAAGCGCACCAGCATGGCGCTGGCCACCAGCGACAGGCCCCAGTTGATGTAGGCCAGCCCCATGGACACGGCCGCCATGAGCACCACCGCGCTCCGGGGGCCCCGTGCCAGCCCCGCCAGGCGCTCCAGCAGCGCGCGCACCGGGCGGGTGAGGGCCAACAGGTAGCCGGTGAACATCACCAGCGCCATCTGCATGGAGAAGGTGAGCAGCTCCCAGAAGCCACCGCCCCAGGACTCCAATACACGCGGCGCGGGCGCCCCCGCCCAACCCAGGGCCAGCCCCATGGTGAGCAGCGAGAGCAGCACCGCGATGGCGAACGAGCTGGGGACGAAGCGCGCGGAGAATCGGCCGAGGGATTCCGCGATGCGTACGAGTGTTTCCACGGGACGTCTGACTCCGAGAGAGGGGGCGGGTGTCGTACACCCCGGGCCCATCTGAACACGGAGCAGCACGCCTTCCGAGAAAACCGGTGCACGCCCCTTCCGGGTCCGCGGTCCCTCTCCTGACAGCCAGCACACACTTCACGCCGCCCGTGTGTCTGGATTTCGTCGGAAGGGGTGCGTCGGATGTCCTGGCCTGTCAGGGAATGCGCAGCCCCCCACTTGTCCGTCCCACGGACAATGGCCATACCCGCACCAATGGCCTACCGCATCCATATCCCAGTGGAGCTGTGGAGCACTTTGAAAGCGCTTCCACCCGCGTTCATCGATCGGCTTCACCAGCGTATTGATGACATCGCCCAGCTCGCGGAAGTTGCTCCTCCCCTCAACCCGCTCTGGTTGAAGCTCGGTGCCACGGATCGGCCCCTGCTGCGCTGCATGGTGGATGGCTACGCCCTGCTCTACGAGGTCGACGAGTCCTGCCGCACCGTCTCCGTGCTCGACGTGGAGCAGGAGGAGGGTGACGCGCCCGTGCTGGCCTCCGGGTTGATCGCCGCCAACGGTCGTCACTGAGCCACACCGGCTCGTCGAGAAGGTCTCCTCACCCCGGGTGAGCAGGAGGAGCAC contains:
- a CDS encoding short-chain fatty acid transporter, producing METLVRIAESLGRFSARFVPSSFAIAVLLSLLTMGLALGWAGAPAPRVLESWGGGFWELLTFSMQMALVMFTGYLLALTRPVRALLERLAGLARGPRSAVVLMAAVSMGLAYINWGLSLVASAMLVRFVVRRQPEVDYRLLVACAYFGLGATWHAGLSASAPLLVATPGHFLEKQLGVIPIDRTLFSPFNLGLTVAVVGGLTLLAWALHPRPGQAVRVDPTILEQLKDFEPPVRPRERSPAVWLDFSPLLNVLFGVLGLLWFARHLGLNGGWRALNLNVVNFLFLTLAVLLHGTPARLLKASEEAASVLHGIVLQFPLYAGIYGIFKATGLTERIGQLFVSLSTPGTFPAIVYLYSGVVNYFVPSGGSKWAIEAPYLLEAARTLGVVPEKVVLAYAWGDMATDLIQPFWALPLLAVARLDFKDILGFLLVAFFVYLPLVTLAFFLWG
- a CDS encoding type II toxin-antitoxin system RelE family toxin, which gives rise to MKALPPAFIDRLHQRIDDIAQLAEVAPPLNPLWLKLGATDRPLLRCMVDGYALLYEVDESCRTVSVLDVEQEEGDAPVLASGLIAANGRH